Within Streptomyces roseirectus, the genomic segment GCGAGGACGACGGCCCCGACGGGGACGTCCGCGCCGGCCCGCCCCGCCTCGGCGAGGGCGAGCCGCATCGCGGGACGCCAGGGGTCGCGTACGGGGTCGGGGGTCAGCGGACGGCTTCCAGGATCTCCGTCGCGCCGAGGGCGCCCGCGATCTCGCCCAGGGCGTCGCTGTCGAAGGACTTCAGCTCCTTCTCCGAGACGCCGAGGTCGTCCAGGAGTCGGGCGTCGCCCAGGGGGCCGTGCGGGACGGCTTCGGCGGCCGGGTCGTCGTCCTCGTCCTCCTCGCCGTCCTCGGTGCCGTCCAGGTCGAGGGCGTCCAGGTCGTCGGCGGGGTCCTTGGCGAGCAGGTCGGCGAGCAGCAGCTCGCCGTACGAGGTGCGGGCGGCCACCGCGGCGTCCGAGACGTACACGCGGGGGTCGTCCTCACCGTCCACACGGACGACGCCGAACCAGGCGTCCTCCTGCTCGATGAGGACGAGGACCGTGTCGTCGTCCACGGACGACTCGCGGGCCAGGTCGGCCAGATCGGCGAGGGTTTCCACATCGTCGAGCTCTGAGTCGCTCGCTTCCCACCCGTCTTCGGTGCGCGCGAGCAGTGCGGCGAAGTACACCGTGACTCTCCCAGATGGTCAAAGGTGTGCCGGTTGGGGGTCCCCCCGGCGGAGGTCTTCGGGTGGGTCAAGAGCGCTGGCGCCGAGCCCCACCCACTCGGAATCGTGGCAGAAACAAGGGCCCAAGGGGACGTCTTCGGCTCCCTGTGTCCGGCATTTTGATCGCGGATTCCCGCAACCGACCAGCGCACTCGCTTCTGCCACCTGCGGATCGTACGCGGCTTTGCCATCGGCCAACGCACGGGCGGGGCTTGAGGCCGGTGAGGGGCCGGTGATCTTTACCTCAAGCCGGCCCGACGGGTCACCAGCGGAACGTCCGCATGCGCATCGCGTGCCTCAGCCGGGCCGCCTTCGCCCGGCGGGGCTGGACCCGGTCGCGCAGCTCCCGCGCCTCCGCCAGCTCGCGCAGGAACCGGGCGCGGCGCCGACGCCGGTCGGCCGCACTCTCGGTGCCCTCTTCGTCGCTTTCCGGGTTTTCCGGCACAGTTCACACCACCGCGGTTCAAGTCGGTCATCCTCACTGTGCCCCTGTTCGGGGTTCCGACGCCAGAGCGGGCGGGGTGTGGCCCCGGTTAATCTGGACGTATGCGTCTCCACGTCGTCGACCACCCCCTGGTCGCTCACAAGCTCACCACGCTGCGCGACCAGCGCACGGACTCCGCGACCTTCCGCCGCCTCGCCGACGAACTGGTCACCCTCCTCGCCTACGAGGCGACCCGCGACGTACGCACCGAGCAGGTCGACATCACGACCCCGGTCACCGAGACGACCGGCGTCAAGCTGTCGCACCCCCGCCCCCTCGTCGTCCCGATCCTGCGCGCGGGCCTCGGCATGCTCGACGGCATGGTCCGCCTCCTGCCCACCGCCGAGGTCGGCTTTCTCGGCATGATCCGCAACGAACAGACCCTGGAGGCGTCCACCTACGCCACCCGCATGCCGGAAGACCTCTCCGGCCGCCAGGTCTACGTCCTCGACCCGATGCTGGCCACGGGCGGCACCCTGGTCGCGGCGATCCGCGAACTGATCAAGCGGGGTGCGGACGACGTAACGGCGGTAGTCCTCCTCGCGGCCCCCGAGGGCGTCGAGATCATGGAACGCGAACTCGCGGGCACCCCGGTGACGGTCGTGACGGCAGCGGTAGACGACCACCTGAACGAACAGGGCTACATCGTGCCGGGGCTGGGCGACGCCGGGGACCGCTTGTACGGCGCGGCGGAGTAAGGGTTCGCTTTGTAATGCCGGGGGGGCTGGTTGCTTTTTTAGGGGCGCGGGGAACTGCGCGACCAGCCCCCGACTACCCGCACCCGCTCAACAACCCTTCTTGGCAACCGGGTTGGCGGCCTTAGGCGCACTCAACGCGGTAAGCGCCTTGGCGGCGTCAGCCGGCGTGGCCAACCCCTTGAACGCGTTGCCGATGACGAAGTCCACGGACGCGTCCTTGCGGGCCGCGTCCATCTTCCGTTCGGCGCCGGGCAGTTGGACACCGACGACGGACAGCGATGTACCGGACGCGGTGGGCAGGCCCACCAACACCCCGGCGCCGGGGACCTTCTTGTCGAACTGGGCCGGGGCGTTCCCTACCTGCCCGACCTTGAACCCGCGCTTCTTCAACTCATCCGCGGTGCTCTTGGCGAGCCCGCTGCGCGTGGTCGCGTTGAAGACGTTGACGGTGATCTGCGCGGGCTTGGGCAGAACGACGGCCGCCGTACTGGGCACCGCCTGCTTCGACTTCGGCGCGCACCCTCCGGAGGACGCCGCCGACGCCGTCCCGCCCCCGCCCGTGAAGACGTCGACGAGCTGCAAGGTCCCCCACCCGGCGACCCCGAGAACGGCTCCGCACGCGACGACGACCACAACGAGCCGCCCACGCCGCCGGGATGGCCGCATGCGCGGGTACTTGTCGCCTGTGATGCGGTACTTGCCGCCCATGCCGGGGGGAGTCAGCATGCTCATGAGCGCAGCGTAGTGCGCCGACGCGCCCGTGACTAATAAACGATCATCCGACACCGCACGGTCACACGGATTGCACCCGAAAGGGTCAACACGGCTACCCGGAGCCCGGCGTCAGAGCCCGCGCCGGGATCTAGTCGAGTTCGAGCACGCGCGCGTGCAGCACCTGCCGCTGTTGCAGCGCCGCCCGCACCGCCCGGTGCAGCCCGTCCTCCAGATACAGATCGCCCTGCCACTTCACGACGTGCGCGAAGAGGTCCCCGTAGAACGTCGAGTCCTCGGCGAGCAGAGTCTCCAGATCGAGCTGCTGCTTCGTGGTCACGAGCTGATCGAGGCGGACCGGGCGCGGCGCGACGTCCGCCCACTGCCGGGTGCTCTCCCGGCCGTGGTCGGGGTACGGCCGGCCGTTTCCGATGCGCTTGAAGATCACACGGAAAGCCTACCGGCCCAGACCTTCCGGGCGCAGCCACGGCGGCGGAGTGCGACGCTGCAAATAACGTCAGGTACCCAGGCAAACCGGGAACGAGGGGCAGTCGATGAGCACGAGCGGACCGACCCCGGACGCGGTCACGGAGATCGCGGCCGGTTACGCCTTCACGGGCCCCGCCCTCGACCTCGGCGCACTCCTGTGGGACGGCGCCGCCCACCCCGAGGCGGCCGTCCGCATCCCCCTGCCCGTGCTCAACCGGCACGGACTCGTCGCGGGCGCCACCGGCACCGGCAAGACGAAGACGCTCCAGCTGATCGCCGAGCAGCTGTCGGCGCAGGGCGTCCCCGTCTTCCTCGCGGACGTGAAGGGCGACCTCTCGGGCATTTCGGCGCCGGGCGAGGCGGGGGAGAAAGTACAGGCCAGGGCCGCCGAAGTAGGCCAGAAATGGACCCCGTCCGGCTTCCCCGCGGACTTCTACGCCCTCGGCGGCATCGGCCACGGCATCCCCGTCCGCGCGACGGTCACCAGCTTCGGCCCCGTCCTGCTCGCCAAGGTGCTCCAGCTGAACCCCACCCAGGAGCAGTCCCTCGGCCTGATCTTCCACTACGCCGACACCAAGGGCCTCGAACTCCTCGACCTCAAGGACCTCCGCGCGGTCGTCGCCTTCCTCACCTCGGACGAGGGCAAGACGGAACTCACGAACATCGGCGGCCTCTCGACGGCGACGGCGGGCGTGATCCTGCGGTCCCTGACGGCCTTCGAGGCACAGGGCATGTCCGACTTCTTCGGCGAACCCGAATTCGACACCGCGGACTTCCTGCGGACGGCCCCCGACGGCCGGGGCATCGTCTCCGTCCTCGAACTCCCGGCGGTCCAGGACAAACCCCAGCTCTTCTCCACCTTCCTCATGTGGCTGCTGGCCGACCTCTTCCACGACCTCCCCGAGATCGGCGACGCCGACAAACCCCGCCTCGTCTTCTTCTTCGACGAGGCGCACCTCCTCTTCAACGGCGCCTCGAAGGCGTTCCTCGACTCCATCACCCAGACCGTCCGCCTCATCCGCTCCAAGGGCGTCGGCGTCTTCTTCGTCACCCAGACCCCGAAAGACGTCCCCGCCGACGTCCTCGCCCAGCTCGGCAACCGCGTCCAGCACGCGCTGCGCGCCTTCACGCCGGACGACCAGAAAGCGCTCAAGGCGACCGTCAAGACGTTCCCGAATTCCGCGTACGACCTTGAGGAACTGCTGACCTCGCTGGGAACGGGGGAGGCGGTCGTCACCGTCCTCAGCGAGAAGGGGGCGCCGACGCCGGTCGCGGCGACGCGGCTGCGGGCGCCGGAGTCGTTGATGGGGCCGGTCGAGGCGGGGGTTTTGGAGCGGGCGGTGGCGGGGTCGGTGCTGTACGGACGTTATGCACAGGCTGTGGACAGGGAGTCGGCGTACGAGAAGCTGGAGCAGAGGCCGGCTTCTGGGGCTGCGGTTGAGCCTCAGCGGAAGAAAGAGGCGCCGTCGATGGTCGAGCAGGTGATGGGCAGCGGGATGTTCAAATCCCTGGCGCGGTCGATCGGGACGCAATTGGGCCGGGAAATCACGCGGTCGCTTTTCGGGACGGCTCGGCGGCGGCGCTGAAATGGGGGTGGGCCGGATTTATTGGCCCACCCCCATTTCTGTTCAGCGGCTCTGCTCAGTCGGCGACTGGGCCCGCTTCTCGTTCTCCGGACGCTTCTCCCGGATCACCGACTCCGTCGCTTCCGGCGCCGTCCGCCGGGCCTCCGCGCGCAGCAAAGCACGCAGTACCGCATAAGGGTCTGTGGGCATGACTTTGTTTCCTCGCTCTGCGTGAAAGATGGGGTGTTTCGGGGATTTCGGGACTTTCCGAAACGCCGTCATCAGCACCGCAGAACCACACATCGCACGGCGGAGAGCGCGGGGGGAACGCGGGTCTCCGGGAACCTCTCCTGAACCTGCTCCGGAACTCCCGCCGGGACCTCCGGCAGCGCAGCGGGCCGCAACACCGTCACGGCACGCTCGACCGGCGCCGCCGACGGCCGCAGGCCGCTGTCGACGACGTCGTACTCCACACTCTCGACGGCCATCGCCACGCACGGCACCGTGCAGGCTTCCCCCGGCACCAGCAACGCGAGCACCACGGCCAACGCCCGCAGCCAGGTCCGGCCGCGCGAAAGAAGTCGTGTACTACTCACACAACGGGGATGCCCATGGCGCGCGGGGGAGGAGTCATGAGGGCGGCGAAATCAACCCGTTCGGAGGAGCGCACGGGGAATCAGTGGGGAGCGCTTTTCTCTTTTCGGGTCCGCTACCCCTTGGCCTCTTTCTTTTTCTCCTGCTTGTATGCCCGAACCTTGGCCAAAGAGTCCACCCCCGTGATATCCGCCACGGACCGATAAACCTTGGCCTCCCCATAACTCCCCGCAGCCTCCCGCCACCCCGTCGGCCGCACCCCCAGTTGCTTACCGAGCAGCGCCAGGAAAATCTGGGCCTTCTGTTTCCCGAACCCCGGCAGCGCCTCAAGCCGCTTCAACAGCTCGCCCCCGCTCGTGACCCCGGTCCACACCTGCTCGGCGTCCCCGTCGTAGTGCTCGACGAGGTACTGGCAGAGCTGCTGAACCCGCTTCGCCATCGACCCCGGATACCGGTGCACCGCCGGCTTCTCGGAGAGCGCCGACGCGAACCGCTCGGGATCCATCCCGGCGATCTCGTGGGCGTCGAGGTCGTCGGCGCCGAGCCGGTCCGCGATGGTCCGGGGGCCCTTGAAGGCCCACTCCATCGGCACCTGCTGATCCAGCAGCATGCCGACCAGCGCCGCGAGCGCGGACCGCCCGAGCAGTTCGTCGGCGTCGGGATCCTGCGCGAGATGAAGGGTGACGTCCATGCCCCGATGATCCCGCCGAAGACGTCAGCTCGCGCGCCAGTACCCGAGCGCGTGCAGCCGGTCCTTGGCGACGCCGAGGTCCTTGCGGACGTACGAGGACAGGGTCCGCGTCGTCTGCGTGTCGCAGGCGATCCAGACGTACGGCGACGGCGTCGACGCGAGGAGGTCGGGCAGTTCGCGCTTGACGCGGTCGACCAACTCCCCGCGCGGGACCCGGCGTACGTCCGTCCGGAACGGCAACTCCGGTTCCCCGCCCTCGAACCAGACGGTCACGGGTACGGAACCCAGCGCGTCGGTCAGGGAGTTGATCGCGGGCAGCGACGCGGGGTCGCCGATCGCGAGGACGTGCGTCGGCGCCGGGACGGGCATCTCGAACCCGGTCCCCTGAACGGTCGCCTCGATGGTCTCCCCGGCCCTCGCGCTCCGCGCCCACTCGCTCGCGGCCCCCTCGTGCAACGCGAACTCCAACGCGAACGTCCCGCCTTCCGGGTCCGGATCGACCAACGTGTAAGCCCGCTGGTGCGGCTTCCCGGCGTTCCGGAACCAGAGGCGGACCCACATCGTGGGATGCACCGGATTCGCCGCGAGCAGCCCCCCATCCGTCACACGCACCCGCCGGTACCCCTCGCTGACCTCCTCATTCGCCGTCACGGTGAGCGTGAAGTCCTTCGCCCGCATCAGCTTCAGGACCGCGCCCTCCCACCCCCGACCCTGCGCCATACCGTCTCCACCCCTCACGTACGCTTCCTCCACGCCTAACTTAGGCAAGCCTAACCTAAAACCCGGGAGCTACCCAGAATGACCACAGCCCTCTACCGCGACCCCTGGGGCATCCCCCACCTCCGCACCCAGACCCCTGCTTCCCTCGCCCACGCCCAGGGCCTCACCACCGCCCACGACCGCCCCTGGCAACTGGAACTCGAACGCCACCGCGCCCAAGGCACCTCCGCCACCTTCCTCGGCCCCAACGCCCTCCCCTGGGACACCTTCGCCCGCCGAGCCCGCCTGATGGACACGGCCCGAAGATGCTTCGAGCACTTGGAGGAGACGGATCCGGAGACGGCGGAGTGGGTGCGGGCTTATGTGGCGGGGGTGAACGAGGGGTTGGGGGTTGCGGGGGAGAAGGACGCGGGTGCCCTGCGGGGTACGCCGGGAGGCGGGGGCGCGCGGGGCGCGGGGGCTTCCGGGGGCGTATCGGGAGGCGAGGTCGCGCAGGGCGCGGAGGGTTCGGAGGACGTGGGGGTTTCGGAGGGCGCTGCGGGAGGTGAAGTCGCGCGGGGCGCTGAGGCTTCGCGGGTCGGGCCGAGGGTCGGGAGCGTCCGGGGTGCTGCTGCTTCGGGGTGTGTTGCGGGAGGCGGAGTCGCGCGGGGCGCGGGGGCTTCGGAGGGTGCTGCGGGAGGCGGAGTCGTGCGAGGCGCTGGCGCTCCGCGGGATGTGCCGGGGAGCGGAGGCGCGCAGGACGCTGCTGCTCCGAGGGGTGTCGTGGAAGGTGAGGCCGGGCGGGACGCGGAGGCTGCTCCGGTCGTGGCGGGCCCGCGTGCCGAGTCCGCTCCGGCGGATCCGCTCACCACCCCGGCTCCCGCCGAACCGCCGCGCGCTGCCGCCGAGTTCGAGCACGCCAGTGCGGACCAGGCTTACGCCGGGCCCGCGTATGCCGCCGGGTGCGCTGGCGCCGGCTCGGTTCCGGCTTCTGTCGGACCCCTGCGCGCGTCCGCCGAGCCCTCAAGCACCGGCTCGGCCTTTGCGTTCGCCGTCCCGGCTTCCGCCGAACCTTCCCGGCCCGCCTCCGGTTTCGCTGCCGCCCCCCAGACTCCAGCCAAGCCCTCTCATCCCGCCTGTGAGTCCGAGCGCGTCGACGCAGCCCCGGCTTCCGCCGGATCCGCGCGCTCGGCCGCCGAGCCTCAAAGCACCGGCCCGGCCGCCGAGTTCGCCGCCGACTCCCCATACCCCGCCCCCGAGTTCGAGCGAGTCGGCCTTGTCCCCGGCGTGTGGGAGCCCTGGACTCCCCTCGCGATCTGGCTTTCCGTGCACATTCTGTTCGCCGGGTTTCCCGCCAAGCTCTGGAGGGAGGAGGCGGTTCGGCATCTGGGGGAGGGGGCGGTGGGGTTGTTCGCGACTGATGGGCCGGCGACCTCTGGGAGTAATGGGTGGGTGCTGGACGGGAGTCGGACCGTGAGCGGGAGTGCGCTCATCGCGGGGGATCCGCATCGGTTCATCGAGGACCCCGGCATCTATCAGCAGATCCGGCTGGCGTGTGACGAGTTCGACGTGGTCGGACTGGCGGTGCCCGGGGTCCCTGGGATCGCGCACTTCGGGCACACGGGAAAGGTCGCGTGGGCGATCACGAACGCGATGGCCGACTACCAGGACGTGTACCGGGAGAAGT encodes:
- the upp gene encoding uracil phosphoribosyltransferase, which encodes MRLHVVDHPLVAHKLTTLRDQRTDSATFRRLADELVTLLAYEATRDVRTEQVDITTPVTETTGVKLSHPRPLVVPILRAGLGMLDGMVRLLPTAEVGFLGMIRNEQTLEASTYATRMPEDLSGRQVYVLDPMLATGGTLVAAIRELIKRGADDVTAVVLLAAPEGVEIMERELAGTPVTVVTAAVDDHLNEQGYIVPGLGDAGDRLYGAAE
- a CDS encoding type II toxin-antitoxin system VapB family antitoxin; translation: MIFKRIGNGRPYPDHGRESTRQWADVAPRPVRLDQLVTTKQQLDLETLLAEDSTFYGDLFAHVVKWQGDLYLEDGLHRAVRAALQQRQVLHARVLELD
- a CDS encoding LytR C-terminal domain-containing protein, encoding MGGKYRITGDKYPRMRPSRRRGRLVVVVVACGAVLGVAGWGTLQLVDVFTGGGGTASAASSGGCAPKSKQAVPSTAAVVLPKPAQITVNVFNATTRSGLAKSTADELKKRGFKVGQVGNAPAQFDKKVPGAGVLVGLPTASGTSLSVVGVQLPGAERKMDAARKDASVDFVIGNAFKGLATPADAAKALTALSAPKAANPVAKKGC
- a CDS encoding helicase HerA-like domain-containing protein; the encoded protein is MSTSGPTPDAVTEIAAGYAFTGPALDLGALLWDGAAHPEAAVRIPLPVLNRHGLVAGATGTGKTKTLQLIAEQLSAQGVPVFLADVKGDLSGISAPGEAGEKVQARAAEVGQKWTPSGFPADFYALGGIGHGIPVRATVTSFGPVLLAKVLQLNPTQEQSLGLIFHYADTKGLELLDLKDLRAVVAFLTSDEGKTELTNIGGLSTATAGVILRSLTAFEAQGMSDFFGEPEFDTADFLRTAPDGRGIVSVLELPAVQDKPQLFSTFLMWLLADLFHDLPEIGDADKPRLVFFFDEAHLLFNGASKAFLDSITQTVRLIRSKGVGVFFVTQTPKDVPADVLAQLGNRVQHALRAFTPDDQKALKATVKTFPNSAYDLEELLTSLGTGEAVVTVLSEKGAPTPVAATRLRAPESLMGPVEAGVLERAVAGSVLYGRYAQAVDRESAYEKLEQRPASGAAVEPQRKKEAPSMVEQVMGSGMFKSLARSIGTQLGREITRSLFGTARRRR
- a CDS encoding HhH-GPD-type base excision DNA repair protein, encoding MDVTLHLAQDPDADELLGRSALAALVGMLLDQQVPMEWAFKGPRTIADRLGADDLDAHEIAGMDPERFASALSEKPAVHRYPGSMAKRVQQLCQYLVEHYDGDAEQVWTGVTSGGELLKRLEALPGFGKQKAQIFLALLGKQLGVRPTGWREAAGSYGEAKVYRSVADITGVDSLAKVRAYKQEKKKEAKG
- a CDS encoding siderophore-interacting protein; amino-acid sequence: MAQGRGWEGAVLKLMRAKDFTLTVTANEEVSEGYRRVRVTDGGLLAANPVHPTMWVRLWFRNAGKPHQRAYTLVDPDPEGGTFALEFALHEGAASEWARSARAGETIEATVQGTGFEMPVPAPTHVLAIGDPASLPAINSLTDALGSVPVTVWFEGGEPELPFRTDVRRVPRGELVDRVKRELPDLLASTPSPYVWIACDTQTTRTLSSYVRKDLGVAKDRLHALGYWRAS